One genomic segment of Marinitoga piezophila KA3 includes these proteins:
- a CDS encoding hybrid sensor histidine kinase/response regulator, with translation MLNKKRNFIEYFNYIIIFTFIIFAIISIIIIKTTTSALKENELEKQEKLMDLTEYNVKTLIDQWMNVIKVDLYTTPDYINIKLFHLEYIKGAYSFDEHYKIKNILKQGSEHLKKDFSVKYYKNTCQNMVVGEYRVLPFVFSPLSSSPEISAIVKYDNNLYYIFIFDNEFIKSEILKFVPEKTYIIFTMNKNVVFLNNSPYEIRIINNKEELKQFFGANAVISSKKLDFFSGNIYFITPFEKFSNSLFYLKLSFLIILLMLIIIFIIIHTLERSFIHEMKQITQWGRNWNPGDIILQKETHFNENHLINNAFIALMNNVNTTLKQLKETQFELMQSQKMETMGLMAGGFAHDFNNILTVLKTEVELMKYTDDPEEINESLENIEESIKRASNIIKQMLVFSKKGDVNFETFNFNEFINNTYKLLRKGIPLNIKLSINNNIDNNVKIFGDQNQLTQVLLNLITNARDAVKNVEKPEIIINISTEIIENNNFIKLQIIDNGTGIPEENIKKIFDPFYTTKGKKGTGLGLAIVNKIISDHNGKIEVSSSPNKGSIFSIYLPTTTDKIIFNEMDIIYETTNLKGKNILIVDDEIGIRKNLKKQFEKMGATVYTAHCVKNGIELYEKFKDIIDIVITDYMMPEETGDKLVEYIRRYNPDVKIVVITGYLSDEVREKLEKFNVLILNKPFEFAELITAITR, from the coding sequence ATGCTTAATAAAAAAAGAAATTTCATTGAATACTTTAATTATATTATCATCTTCACATTTATAATATTCGCAATTATCTCCATTATTATAATAAAAACAACCACGTCAGCATTAAAAGAAAATGAGCTTGAAAAACAGGAAAAATTAATGGATTTAACAGAGTACAACGTAAAAACCTTAATAGATCAATGGATGAATGTAATAAAAGTTGATCTATACACAACACCTGATTATATTAATATAAAATTATTTCACCTCGAATATATAAAAGGGGCTTATTCTTTTGATGAACATTATAAAATAAAAAATATTCTAAAACAAGGTTCAGAACATCTAAAAAAAGATTTTTCAGTAAAATATTATAAAAACACATGTCAAAATATGGTTGTTGGTGAATACAGGGTTTTGCCTTTTGTATTTTCACCTTTATCCTCTTCTCCGGAAATCTCAGCAATTGTAAAATACGATAATAATCTGTATTATATCTTTATCTTTGATAATGAATTTATAAAATCAGAAATATTAAAATTCGTTCCTGAAAAAACATACATTATATTCACAATGAATAAAAATGTTGTTTTCTTAAATAATTCTCCGTATGAAATTAGAATAATAAACAACAAAGAAGAGCTTAAACAATTTTTTGGTGCAAACGCCGTAATCTCTTCAAAAAAACTCGATTTTTTTAGCGGTAATATTTATTTTATAACTCCATTTGAAAAATTTTCAAATAGCCTTTTCTATTTAAAACTATCTTTTCTAATAATTTTATTAATGCTAATAATAATCTTTATAATAATCCATACACTTGAAAGAAGTTTTATTCATGAAATGAAGCAAATTACCCAATGGGGAAGAAATTGGAATCCAGGAGATATTATTCTGCAAAAAGAGACTCATTTTAATGAAAATCATCTTATAAATAATGCATTTATAGCTCTTATGAACAATGTAAATACAACACTTAAACAACTCAAAGAAACACAGTTTGAACTTATGCAAAGCCAGAAAATGGAAACAATGGGTTTAATGGCCGGTGGATTTGCTCATGATTTCAATAATATACTCACCGTTTTAAAAACAGAAGTAGAACTTATGAAATATACAGATGATCCCGAAGAAATAAATGAATCATTGGAAAATATTGAAGAATCAATAAAAAGGGCAAGTAATATAATAAAGCAAATGCTTGTTTTTTCAAAAAAAGGAGATGTTAACTTTGAAACATTTAATTTCAATGAATTTATAAATAATACATATAAGCTACTGAGAAAAGGAATTCCATTAAATATAAAATTATCCATAAACAATAACATAGATAATAATGTTAAAATATTCGGTGATCAAAATCAGCTAACTCAGGTATTACTAAATCTAATTACAAATGCTCGTGACGCTGTAAAAAATGTTGAAAAACCTGAAATTATAATAAATATATCAACAGAAATAATAGAAAATAATAATTTCATAAAGCTACAGATAATAGATAATGGCACAGGAATTCCAGAAGAAAATATTAAAAAAATATTTGATCCATTTTATACTACAAAAGGGAAAAAAGGCACCGGACTTGGTCTTGCAATAGTTAACAAAATAATATCAGATCATAATGGAAAAATAGAAGTTTCTTCTTCTCCAAATAAAGGAAGCATTTTTTCAATCTATCTACCAACAACCACCGATAAAATTATATTTAATGAAATGGATATAATATATGAAACCACAAATCTCAAAGGAAAAAATATATTAATTGTAGACGATGAAATTGGAATAAGAAAAAATTTAAAAAAACAATTTGAAAAAATGGGAGCAACAGTTTATACTGCCCATTGTGTAAAAAATGGAATTGAATTATATGAGAAATTTAAAGATATTATAGATATTGTTATTACAGATTATATGATGCCTGAAGAAACAGGGGATAAACTCGTAGAATATATTAGAAGATATAATCCAGATGTTAAAATTGTAGTAATCACAGGATATTTATCAGATGAAGTTAGAGAGAAGCTTGAAAAATTCAATGTTTTAATTCTAAATAAACCTTTTGAGTTTGCTGAATTAATAACTGCAATAACCAGATAA
- a CDS encoding ABC transporter substrate-binding protein — MKKIFIFIFIILLISVFLIISCSKNPVKVGVITALSGRAMPSGKSLIEAINLYIRENNLESNITVIPADDSWDQEKIEKEYNRLKKEGVRFIIFGTTSSSLNRVYKKLKTDNILGLVISATSPKFKGIDDRIIRTIPDTEKEQKEIANFLNKKNIKDIFVIVDSSNPVYTEAAYEYFKTYFKGHIEHLKVNFKTDGYIDLITNAYKNQNNVYIIAGLIGEVGMVIQELKLTNSNVNIITTPWVRSKGLEIAAGDYLKNVIVPSHYPYEYTGKLKDFYDYFINDLKEEPSLHAFLGYEIMQIFWESYKSGNNTPEKMEKFITEHEFKTIFGNVKFDKYGESSKNMYFGIYDGNKWVEIIN; from the coding sequence ATGAAAAAAATATTTATCTTTATCTTTATTATTCTATTAATTTCTGTATTTTTAATAATTTCATGTTCAAAAAATCCTGTTAAGGTTGGTGTAATTACAGCCTTATCTGGCAGAGCAATGCCCTCAGGAAAATCCTTAATTGAAGCTATTAATCTTTATATCAGGGAAAACAACCTTGAAAGCAATATAACCGTTATTCCTGCTGATGATAGCTGGGATCAGGAAAAGATAGAAAAAGAGTATAATCGTTTAAAAAAAGAAGGTGTCAGATTTATAATTTTTGGCACCACTTCAAGCTCATTAAATAGAGTATATAAAAAACTAAAAACTGACAACATTTTAGGTCTTGTTATCTCTGCTACTTCTCCTAAATTTAAGGGAATAGACGACAGAATTATTAGAACAATTCCCGATACAGAAAAAGAACAAAAAGAAATAGCTAATTTTCTTAATAAGAAAAACATAAAAGATATCTTTGTCATAGTAGATTCCTCAAACCCTGTATACACTGAGGCAGCATATGAATATTTTAAAACTTATTTTAAGGGACATATTGAACATTTGAAGGTTAATTTTAAAACAGATGGATATATTGACCTTATTACAAATGCATATAAAAACCAGAATAATGTATATATTATTGCCGGTTTAATTGGAGAAGTTGGAATGGTTATTCAGGAATTAAAATTAACAAATTCAAATGTAAATATTATAACCACTCCATGGGTACGAAGCAAAGGGCTTGAAATAGCTGCTGGAGATTATCTGAAAAACGTTATTGTCCCTTCACATTATCCATATGAATACACAGGAAAATTAAAGGATTTCTATGATTATTTTATAAATGATTTAAAAGAAGAACCTTCTTTACATGCATTTTTAGGTTATGAAATTATGCAAATTTTCTGGGAATCTTACAAATCAGGAAATAATACACCAGAAAAAATGGAAAAATTTATTACAGAACATGAATTTAAAACTATTTTTGGTAATGTAAAATTCGACAAATATGGCGAAAGCTCTAAAAATATGTATTTTGGAATTTATGATGGAAATAAATGGGTAGAAATAATCAATTAA
- a CDS encoding HD domain-containing phosphohydrolase, translated as MANLKILVADDEDSVRYSLKRLLKKWGYEIYEAQDGQEVINMILPSEPVQLMEKKIHVNFIILDLKMPGIDGFEVLEKISNTFIERKPYIIVLSGIEDKDSIVKALELGADDYMTKPFEIHELKARLKAAERHHALEIKDSFILMLSKMTEFKSFETGKHIERVQKFAVLLAKEYFHLIGKEPDISFLYELHHAAPLHDIGKLLIPEQILSKPGPLSANEFEIMKMHTVYGARMLSEISEETMSFEYFKTIHEVVLHHHERWDGKGYPEGLKEEQIPLSARIVSLCDTYDAITSKRVYKDAQSHEFAVNEILAGKGTQFDPEIVEAFENIQHLFKQLREKFTD; from the coding sequence ATGGCAAACTTAAAAATACTTGTAGCTGATGATGAAGACTCTGTGAGATATAGTCTTAAACGACTTTTAAAAAAATGGGGATATGAAATCTATGAAGCTCAGGATGGTCAGGAAGTAATAAATATGATCTTACCTTCTGAGCCTGTACAATTAATGGAAAAGAAAATACACGTGAATTTTATAATTTTAGATTTAAAAATGCCTGGAATTGATGGATTTGAAGTTTTAGAAAAAATATCAAATACCTTTATTGAACGAAAACCATACATAATAGTTCTAAGTGGTATTGAAGATAAAGATAGTATTGTTAAGGCTTTGGAATTAGGTGCTGATGACTATATGACAAAACCATTTGAAATTCATGAATTAAAGGCACGCCTTAAAGCAGCAGAAAGACATCATGCACTGGAAATAAAAGATTCATTTATTTTAATGCTATCTAAAATGACGGAATTTAAATCCTTTGAAACTGGAAAACATATAGAAAGAGTTCAAAAATTTGCGGTATTACTTGCAAAAGAATACTTTCATCTTATAGGCAAAGAACCTGATATCTCATTTCTCTATGAATTACATCATGCAGCACCTTTACACGATATTGGAAAACTACTTATTCCTGAACAGATCTTATCAAAACCCGGGCCTCTATCAGCAAATGAATTTGAAATAATGAAAATGCATACTGTCTATGGCGCACGAATGTTAAGCGAAATCTCTGAAGAAACAATGTCATTTGAATACTTTAAAACCATCCATGAAGTGGTTCTTCATCACCATGAGCGCTGGGATGGAAAAGGCTATCCTGAAGGATTAAAAGAAGAGCAAATACCGCTTTCCGCACGAATTGTATCGTTATGTGACACATATGATGCCATAACTTCAAAAAGAGTTTATAAAGATGCTCAAAGTCATGAATTTGCAGTTAATGAAATATTGGCTGGAAAAGGAACACAATTTGATCCAGAAATAGTTGAAGCTTTTGAAAATATCCAACATCTCTTTAAACAGTTACGAGAAAAATTCACCGACTAA
- the fba gene encoding class II fructose-1,6-bisphosphate aldolase has translation MPYVDTKVILENADKNGYGVPALNINNLEFLHYIIEAGVKMNSPVIIETSQGAMKYAGNGDFRKGAELFVKMVKTFADEVDIPVALHLDHGKDFEYIVTAIKAGYSSVMIDASEHPFEENMKRTKEIVRIAHAAGVSVEAELGQLAGVEDEAVAAENVLVNPEEAKIFVEETGVDFLAPAVGTSHGAFKFKGEAKIDYDRIKKVKEYTKIPLVLHGASSVVPEFVEIAEKHGADFGGAKGVPADILREAVKCGINKVNTDTDLRIAFVAGLREFLNNNPKEFDPRKYFKLAKEYTIKVISDRMEVLGSAGKAELFK, from the coding sequence ATGCCTTACGTAGATACTAAAGTTATACTTGAAAATGCAGATAAAAACGGTTATGGTGTTCCAGCATTAAATATTAACAACCTTGAGTTCTTACACTATATAATTGAAGCTGGAGTAAAAATGAATTCACCTGTTATTATTGAAACAAGTCAGGGTGCTATGAAATATGCAGGAAATGGCGATTTCAGAAAAGGTGCCGAATTATTTGTTAAAATGGTTAAAACATTTGCAGATGAAGTTGATATTCCTGTAGCTTTACATCTTGATCATGGTAAAGATTTCGAATATATAGTAACAGCAATAAAAGCTGGATACTCATCAGTAATGATCGACGCTTCAGAACATCCATTTGAAGAAAACATGAAAAGAACAAAAGAAATTGTAAGAATTGCACATGCTGCAGGTGTTTCAGTTGAAGCTGAACTTGGTCAATTAGCCGGTGTTGAAGATGAAGCTGTAGCAGCTGAAAATGTTCTTGTAAATCCTGAAGAAGCAAAAATATTCGTTGAAGAAACAGGTGTTGATTTCTTAGCACCAGCAGTAGGTACTTCACACGGAGCATTTAAATTTAAAGGAGAAGCAAAAATCGATTATGACAGAATTAAAAAGGTAAAAGAATATACAAAAATACCTTTGGTACTTCATGGCGCTTCATCAGTAGTTCCAGAATTTGTTGAAATTGCCGAAAAGCACGGTGCAGACTTTGGTGGAGCCAAAGGAGTTCCAGCAGATATCTTAAGAGAAGCTGTAAAATGTGGAATTAATAAAGTAAATACAGATACAGATTTAAGAATTGCTTTTGTTGCTGGTTTAAGAGAATTCTTAAACAACAACCCAAAAGAATTTGATCCAAGAAAATACTTCAAACTTGCCAAAGAATATACAATTAAGGTTATTTCAGATAGAATGGAAGTTCTTGGTTCAGCAGGAAAAGCAGAATTATTTAAATAA
- a CDS encoding signal transduction histidine kinase, with protein sequence MKNNENLEEIKLLIDELEKIESLIDRMIKNEDYETMPKILEQRKKILEKMLPFADNEKIKEKALSIIEKDKERINHIKPEMEKIKKLLKTTNKGKIAIKNGYMKVNEEISRRKFNSNG encoded by the coding sequence ATGAAAAATAACGAAAACTTAGAAGAAATAAAACTGTTAATTGACGAACTGGAAAAGATAGAGTCGTTAATAGATAGAATGATTAAAAATGAAGATTATGAAACAATGCCTAAAATCTTAGAACAAAGAAAAAAAATACTTGAAAAGATGTTACCATTTGCAGATAATGAAAAAATAAAAGAAAAAGCTCTGTCTATTATTGAAAAAGATAAAGAAAGAATAAATCATATAAAGCCTGAAATGGAAAAAATTAAAAAACTTTTAAAAACAACAAATAAAGGTAAAATCGCCATTAAAAATGGATATATGAAGGTAAACGAAGAAATTTCACGAAGAAAATTCAATTCTAACGGATAA
- a CDS encoding B12-binding domain-containing radical SAM protein — MKHFLLINPWIYDTAAYDFWLKPLGLLYVGGILKKEGFQVSLLDLMNRYDNYFVKNDKIKDRYYGTGKFHYEKVENPPVLKDIPRRFKRYGLPKEELKKRLENYSDIDGIIVTSVMTYWYYGVYETIKEIRKIFPEKPIFLGGIYVNIMPAHAKKIFEELNVHIINGTGTFAINKMLKYYNLQIDNFNWFEEIDPAYELYNSQLPHVVITSSIGCPFRCTYCVTPRMWKYQTRSVKKIISGLETILSEKPVKDVVFFDDAFLLHPQKEELLNELSRFNVRYHLPNGIHAKLVTPKIARLFAKANFKIIKLGYETSDEELQKKTGGKVSNEDLKNAANYLLNEGLTDVSAYIMANLPEQKVDDVKKAIDFCLENNIIPSVNEFTPIPNTPQYMELVEKGWIDINTDPLLLNNSILPYWWKYGMSVEEIEGIKKYLQKKKEEYNLLGRH, encoded by the coding sequence ATGAAGCATTTTTTGCTAATAAACCCCTGGATATACGATACAGCAGCATATGATTTCTGGTTAAAACCATTAGGGTTGTTATATGTAGGTGGAATATTAAAAAAAGAAGGATTTCAGGTAAGTTTATTGGACTTAATGAACAGATATGATAATTACTTTGTAAAAAACGACAAAATAAAAGATAGATATTACGGCACAGGAAAATTTCATTATGAAAAGGTTGAAAACCCACCTGTATTAAAGGATATACCAAGAAGATTCAAGCGTTATGGTCTTCCAAAAGAAGAGTTAAAAAAAAGACTGGAAAATTATTCAGATATAGATGGAATAATAGTTACCTCTGTAATGACATATTGGTATTATGGAGTATACGAAACAATAAAAGAAATAAGAAAAATATTTCCGGAAAAACCTATATTTCTCGGAGGAATATACGTTAACATAATGCCAGCACATGCCAAAAAGATTTTTGAAGAATTAAATGTACATATAATAAATGGAACAGGAACATTTGCAATTAACAAAATGCTGAAATATTATAATCTTCAAATAGATAATTTCAATTGGTTTGAAGAGATTGATCCAGCTTATGAATTATATAATTCCCAATTGCCACACGTGGTTATAACTTCATCAATAGGCTGTCCATTTAGATGTACATATTGTGTAACGCCAAGAATGTGGAAATATCAAACACGTAGCGTAAAGAAAATAATTTCCGGTTTAGAAACAATCTTATCAGAAAAACCTGTTAAAGATGTAGTTTTCTTTGATGACGCATTCTTGTTACATCCACAAAAAGAAGAATTACTAAATGAATTATCCAGATTCAATGTTAGATATCATTTGCCAAATGGCATTCATGCTAAACTTGTAACCCCAAAAATAGCTCGATTATTTGCTAAAGCTAATTTTAAAATAATTAAACTCGGTTATGAAACTTCAGATGAAGAATTACAGAAAAAAACAGGTGGAAAGGTTTCCAATGAAGATTTAAAAAATGCAGCAAATTATCTATTAAATGAAGGGCTTACAGATGTTTCTGCCTATATAATGGCCAATTTACCAGAACAAAAGGTAGACGATGTAAAAAAAGCTATAGATTTTTGTCTGGAAAATAATATAATACCTTCTGTAAATGAATTTACACCTATACCCAACACACCACAATATATGGAACTTGTTGAAAAAGGCTGGATTGATATAAATACTGATCCATTACTGCTTAACAATTCCATATTGCCATATTGGTGGAAATATGGTATGAGCGTTGAAGAAATAGAAGGAATTAAAAAATATCTACAAAAAAAGAAAGAAGAATACAATCTCCTTGGGAGGCATTAA
- a CDS encoding type III pantothenate kinase: MRLLFDVGNTHMVIGLFENDFLKTWRIGTKSFETEDELYSHLYSLLSREGISENEIDTVIISSVVPSVNYILEKYASKYFNVEAIFVNAAQLKGMELRVDYPREVGADRIVNALALKKYYGNNAISIDFGTAITIDVVYNGDFIGGAIIPGINTQMMALFSKTAKLPQVEFKFLDYTVGKNTIDNIQIGIIKTVVYGIQKLISEIKKEYNTDFKVVLTGGIGRSLKGVIKEFEIYDQYLTLKGLNVYYDLLKGDNK, translated from the coding sequence ATGAGACTATTATTTGATGTAGGAAACACTCATATGGTAATAGGATTATTTGAAAATGACTTTTTAAAAACCTGGCGAATTGGAACAAAATCATTTGAAACAGAAGATGAATTATATTCGCATTTATACTCACTTTTATCAAGAGAAGGCATTTCTGAAAATGAAATAGACACAGTTATAATTTCTTCTGTTGTGCCTTCTGTAAATTATATACTTGAAAAGTATGCAAGCAAATATTTTAATGTAGAAGCAATATTTGTAAATGCTGCTCAATTAAAAGGAATGGAATTAAGGGTTGATTATCCTCGTGAAGTTGGTGCTGATAGAATAGTAAATGCATTGGCTCTAAAAAAATATTACGGAAATAACGCTATCTCCATAGACTTTGGAACTGCCATAACAATAGATGTAGTATATAATGGCGATTTTATAGGTGGCGCCATTATACCAGGAATAAACACCCAGATGATGGCATTATTCTCAAAAACTGCAAAATTACCACAGGTAGAATTTAAATTCCTTGACTATACTGTTGGAAAAAATACTATTGACAACATTCAAATAGGTATAATAAAAACGGTAGTATATGGTATACAAAAATTAATCTCAGAAATAAAAAAAGAATATAATACAGATTTTAAAGTTGTACTTACTGGTGGAATTGGTAGGAGTTTAAAAGGGGTAATAAAGGAATTTGAAATATATGATCAGTATTTAACCTTAAAAGGATTAAATGTATACTATGACCTATTAAAAGGTGATAATAAATGA